From the Clarias gariepinus isolate MV-2021 ecotype Netherlands chromosome 3, CGAR_prim_01v2, whole genome shotgun sequence genome, one window contains:
- the hoxa13a gene encoding homeobox protein Hox-A13a, translating to MPTSLVLLPDPVKNMDAFSGGNFAPSSCRNFITPNAAHTSNDVSTTRFGEVGCSPCTASQGSGGASLPYGYFGSNGYYSCQLSHTHWTGSGVKSSTHSPVSAASHYGDKYTDMSTTSTENYVASRAKEFAFYPSYGSSPYQPVAGYQDVPVVQGANGPLENKNESSLLPVESYHPWAISASSWNAQVCCDKEQLHAGSVWKASVSDSVHHRGADASSFRRGRKKRVPYTKVQLKNLEHEFAANKFITKDKRRRISALTSLSERQVTIWFQNRRVKEKKIGNKLKSNG from the exons ATGCCAACGTCACTGGTCCTGCTCCCTGACCCGGTCAAGAACATGGATGCGTTTTCCGGAGGCAATTTTGCACCGAGCTCGTGCAGAAATTTTATAACCCCCAACGCTGCCCACACGTCGAACGACGTAAGTACTACAAGATTTGGTGAGGTTGGATGCAGCCCGTGCACAGCCTCGCAGGGATCTGGAGGCGCATCGCTGCCTTATGGGTATTTTGGCAGCAATGGATATTATTCATGCCAGTTGTCTCATACGCACTGGACTGGCAGTGGGGTTAAATCGTCCACTCATTCTCCAGTCTCTGCTGCCTCACACTATGGGGATAAATATACGGATATGTCAACAACGTCGACCGAAAACTATGTTGCTTCTCGAGCCAAGGAGTTCGCATTCTACCCGAGCTATGGTTCGAGTCCGTACCAGCCCGTTGCCGGCTATCAGGATGTACCTGTAGTGCAGGGTGCAAACGGGCCTTTGGAGAACAAAAACGAATCTTCCTTATTACCTGTTGAAAGTTATCACCCATGGGCGATCAGCGCTAGCAGCTGGAACGCACAAGTCTGCTGTGACAAGGAGCAACTGCATGCAGGGTCAGTGTGGAAAGCATCTGTATCAG ACTCAGTTCATCATAGGGGAGCAGACGCAAGTTCATTTCGGCGTGGCAGAAAAAAGCGCGTTCCATACACAAAGGTGCAACTGAAAAACCTCGAGCACGAATTTGCGGCTAACAAGTTCATTACCAAGGACAAGCGTAGGCGGATATCCGCACTGACCAGCTTATCTGAACGACAGGTGACCATCTGGTTCCAGAACCGGCgcgtaaaagaaaagaaaattgggAACAAATTAAAATCTAACGGTTAA